The Corynebacterium renale genome includes a region encoding these proteins:
- a CDS encoding alpha/beta hydrolase, with product MNHSAQFHDTSWTEDVLGPDFQSLTLDLGPDYDEPGNAVATLVRYHPAYGVSGWGSRPALLWVHGLSDYFFHRHVAEYFHRHGFAFYAVDLRKAGRSERPGTSPHYVSNLRHYFPDLDAATSVIAQQHTAVIPMAHSTGGLTVSLWAANRTGAHTRAAQYMPGVILNSPWLDLQFPTPVATAVRMASRSVGKIAPRLPIPDDSLGAYGQSLYQGAHGHWDFNTEWKPLGGVKKYAGWMRAIVNGQEAVHDGLTLPMPVLTLCSTRSFSPKEYSSACDVADVVLDVNDITHWAAKLGSPSTVTPIEGARHDVFLSQPHALNNALKTTLTWLESLNI from the coding sequence ATGAACCACTCGGCACAGTTTCACGACACGTCGTGGACAGAAGATGTCCTCGGCCCTGATTTCCAGTCTCTAACCCTTGACCTTGGGCCAGATTATGATGAGCCCGGCAACGCTGTAGCTACGCTCGTCCGATATCATCCGGCCTACGGCGTAAGCGGGTGGGGTTCACGCCCGGCTTTACTGTGGGTGCACGGCCTCAGTGATTACTTCTTCCACCGTCACGTTGCGGAGTACTTTCATAGGCACGGCTTTGCTTTTTATGCCGTCGATTTGCGCAAAGCTGGACGCTCGGAGCGCCCAGGCACTAGCCCACACTATGTGAGCAATTTGCGCCATTATTTTCCTGACTTGGACGCTGCCACCTCCGTCATCGCACAGCAGCACACAGCCGTTATCCCGATGGCTCATTCCACAGGTGGCCTTACCGTCTCCCTGTGGGCGGCGAATCGTACCGGTGCACACACGCGAGCCGCACAGTACATGCCTGGTGTCATCCTGAACAGTCCCTGGCTAGATTTGCAGTTCCCTACCCCCGTTGCGACAGCCGTCCGGATGGCGTCGAGAAGCGTGGGAAAAATCGCGCCACGTTTGCCTATCCCCGATGACAGCCTGGGCGCGTATGGCCAATCGCTCTACCAGGGCGCGCACGGACACTGGGATTTCAATACGGAGTGGAAGCCACTGGGCGGGGTGAAAAAATACGCGGGTTGGATGCGCGCCATCGTCAATGGCCAAGAAGCGGTTCACGATGGATTGACGCTTCCCATGCCGGTTCTCACTCTGTGCAGCACGAGGTCGTTTAGCCCTAAGGAATATTCCTCGGCGTGCGACGTTGCTGATGTTGTGCTTGACGTCAACGACATCACACACTGGGCGGCCAAACTCGGGAGCCCAAGTACCGTGACTCCGATTGAAGGGGCGCGGCACGACGTTTTCTTATCCCAACCGCATGCTTTGAATAACGCACTGAAAACTACACTGACCTGGCTAGAGAGCCTGAATATTTAA